The segment ATGGCGGGTCTGGCGGTGTATGGCGATTTGACCGAGGTTCTGGCAAGTCGTGCCCCCGTATTCATCGACCATCGGCTGGAATCGGTCAAGCTGCTGCGTCGGGACGGTGACAACGACGGTGCGTCTTATGGCTGGCTGACAGAGGAGGCGGTGGCCCGCCCCGAAATTCAGGCTCCGTACCGGCCTCGGGTCTTCGCCATGGCGGTCACCGCCACGGACAGCCGGGACCGGGGTCGACCTTCCGCCTGGTCCGCCGCCATCGACGGCTTGGCTGCCGATATTCACAACGATGCTCGGTCGCCGAGGCTGATGGTGCAGGCCGGCGGCAATGTGTCGGATAACGGGGTCTGGTTCCACTATCCGGCCAGCAACGCCACCGATGGTATTCACGACCCCGGACAGGCCTGGAACGCCCTGACGGTGGGGGCTTATACCGAAAAGACGCGGGTGGCTCCGGGTTATACCGCGATTGCCGCCGAGGGGGCCTTGAGTCCTTTCAGCACCACCTCGCTCACCTGGGACAAGGTCTGGCCTTTGAAGCCGGATGTGGTCTTCGAAGGGGGCAACGCGGCCAAGGATCGGAGTACTGCCTACACCATGGCGGATTTGAGTCTGCTGACCACCCATTATCGACCGGAAGAGCGATCCTTTACCACCTTTGAAGCCTCCAGCGCCGCCACGGCCCTTGCCGCTCGCATGGCGGCGCAGTTGATGGCCCACTACCCCGACTTCTGGCCCGAAACCATTCGGGCCTTGATGGTCCATTCGGCGGAATGGACGCCTGCCATGCGTGACATGTTGCTGGTGGGTTCAACGGATAAACAGCGGTACGGGCATCTGTTGCGCCATTGTGGTTTCGGGGTTCCGAATGTGACGCGCGCCATGTGGAGTGCCGGGAACTCCCTGACCCTGGTTGCCCAGGACACGCTGCAACCCTTCGAAAAAAGAAATGGCAGTGTGTCCGTACGGGACATGAATCTGTATGACCTGCCCTGGCCCATCGACGAGTTGCAACGCCTTGGCGCGACCCCGGTCACCATGCGGGTGACGCTTTCCTACTTCATCGAGCCGAATCCGGGGGTGCTTGGTTTCCGGGGTCCGGATCGCTATGCCTCCCACGGTTTGCGTTTTCAGGTCAGGCGCCCCACCGAAACCACGAAGGCGTTTCGCGCCCGCATCAACAAACTGGCGCAGGACGAGGAGGAGGGGGTGCGTTCGGGTGAAAAGACCGATCCGGACTGGATCCTCGGTTCTAATCTGCGTCATCACGGCTCGCTGCACGGGGACATCTGGCA is part of the Magnetococcales bacterium genome and harbors:
- a CDS encoding S8 family peptidase — encoded protein: MMQDDRRHLELKGFARPESFLPPGGGGKAALPPVNRARHGHALLNQLSRLKEEAVPLLEEQHSHAILEPGLRLEFRSPPGIELAFESLARRQQGIEVLNVRREGERTFATVFVPERKLGHFETLVRDYLEKDTEPSKEHPEGHPKNQALVETIQEIRQAALLSLWTDSPELLPASEEEVISWEVWLPLRRKGEKALSHFQQLAGDLGFKVVPGILHFLERWVFLMRGSRGQMTRSMRLLNTIAELRRAKEGADFFDTLAPLEQGAWLDELRSRCHVTGGGNSPHICLLDTGVNRGHPLLQPVLRREDLHSVEPGWGTADEAGHGSGMAGLAVYGDLTEVLASRAPVFIDHRLESVKLLRRDGDNDGASYGWLTEEAVARPEIQAPYRPRVFAMAVTATDSRDRGRPSAWSAAIDGLAADIHNDARSPRLMVQAGGNVSDNGVWFHYPASNATDGIHDPGQAWNALTVGAYTEKTRVAPGYTAIAAEGALSPFSTTSLTWDKVWPLKPDVVFEGGNAAKDRSTAYTMADLSLLTTHYRPEERSFTTFEASSAATALAARMAAQLMAHYPDFWPETIRALMVHSAEWTPAMRDMLLVGSTDKQRYGHLLRHCGFGVPNVTRAMWSAGNSLTLVAQDTLQPFEKRNGSVSVRDMNLYDLPWPIDELQRLGATPVTMRVTLSYFIEPNPGVLGFRGPDRYASHGLRFQVRRPTETTKAFRARINKLAQDEEEGVRSGEKTDPDWILGSNLRHHGSLHGDIWQGEAAKLAQLGVLGVFPVSGWWKSRAFLKRYENKARYALIVSIQAPEVEVDLYNVVKQKILTEVYA